From Erigeron canadensis isolate Cc75 chromosome 8, C_canadensis_v1, whole genome shotgun sequence, one genomic window encodes:
- the LOC122579368 gene encoding DNA (cytosine-5)-methyltransferase 1-like isoform X1, producing MAKSKKRNKLSSSSQAIDSKQRSKKHKASSSSSATAIVEDARFIGEPVPADQAREKWPHRYQSTNTVKVTASSNGELEVVQARCHYTKASVDGITFDLYDDVYVKAEKEPDFIARIAEMFETVDKELYFSAQWFFRAEDTVIKTEAHLIDHRRVFYSEMKDDNPLDSIVSKVKIVHLRPNADMVEKEKALTSFDFYYDMQYSEPVTFTTLHPVAESIAVESDGSSIVSDEVISDGVEKSNKVAKSTNSHKNEKSEMTLLDLYSGCGAMSTGLCYGTTMYGVKLVTKWAVDINSHACESLKLNHTETEVRNESADDFLSMIKEWKNLCTQYGLLGTPRGEDTTLKSEECNFEEDDDNHNSSSGEYEVQKLVAVSYRQPSKGKKSKLHFKVRWKGYGPSEDTWEPYDGLSNCMESIKDFVSKGYHSRILPLPGDVDFICGGPPCQGISGHNRFRNPTDPLNDPKNHQLVVYMDIIDFLKPKFVLMENVCDIVKFADGILGYHAVGRLVSMNYQTRLGIMAAGSYGVPQCRFRVFLWGANTMMSLPLFPLPTHKVIGKGVVPVEFKDCVLRCDDKSYKSVLLGDAISDLPEVTNYNGKDETEYVGAPRTSFQKYIRLRKAVSSKKNILYDHRPLKLNDDDYARVCQIPKTKGANFRNLPGVKVGKKNKVEWDPSVERVMLPSGKPLVPNYAMTFVRGTSKKPFGRLGMDDIIKTVVGRAEPHNQVLLHPNQDRVLTVRENARLQGFPDHYRLCGPIKERYIQIGNAVSFSVSTSLGFALAQAILGVCNSKPLKLPVKFPDCLARLSSVKQNLEDQE from the exons ATGGCGAAATcaaaaaagagaaataaattatcatcatcatcacaagCTATCGATTCAAAACAACGGTCAAAGAAACACAAagcctcttcttcttcatctgctACAGCCATTGTCGAAGACGCGCGATTCATCGGTGAACCGGTTCCGGCTGATCAAGCCAGAGAGAAGTGGCCACATCGTTATCAATCTACG AATACAGTGAAGGTTACTGCGTCATCTAACGG TGAGTTGGAGGTTGTTCAAGCTAGGTGCCATTATACGAAAGCTAGTGTCGATGGCATTACCTTTGATCTGTATGATGACGTTTATGTCAAG GCTGAAAAAGAGCCTGATTTCATTGCTAGGATTGCGGAGATGTTTGAAACTGTTGACAAGGAGTTGTATTTTTCAGCTCAGTGGTTTTTTAGAGCTGAGGATACG GTAATTAAAACTGAGGCTCACCTCATTGACCACAGAAGAGTGTTTTATTCAGAAATGAAAGATGATAACCCACTAGATAGCATTgtctcaaaagtcaaaattgttCATCTTCGTCCAAAT gCTGACATGGTGGAGAAAGAGAAGGCACTTACCTCATTCGATTTTTACTATGATATGCAATATTCCGAGCCTGTTACATTTACAACCTTACACCCAG TTGCAGAAAGTATTGCCGTTGAGAGTGATGGGTCATCTATAGTTTCAGATGAAGTCATCTCAGATGGTGTGGAGAAATCCAATAAAGTTGCAAAATCTACTAACAgtcataaaaatgaaaagtcTGAGATGACATTATTGGACTTGTATTCTGGTTGTGGTgcaatgtcaactgggctttgTTATGGCACAACTATGTATGGTGTGAAACTGGTTACG AAATGGGCTGTTGACATCAATAGTCATGCATGTGAAAGTCTAAAGCTCAACCACACTGAAACTGAG GTGAGAAATGAATCCGCGGATGACTTTTTGTCAATGATTAAAGAATGGAAAAATCTGTGTACTCAGTATGGTTTGCTGGGTACTCCACGTGGTGAAGACACAACTTTAAAATCCGAAGAATGTAATTTTGAGGAGGATGACGACAACCACAATTCGTCTAGCGGTGAATATGAAGTACAGAAGTTGGTAGCTGTTTCTTATCGTCAACCTAGCAAAGGCAAGAAATCAAAATTGCATTTCaag GTGCGATGGAAGGGATATGGTCCCAGCGAAGACACATGGGAGCCCTATGATGGTTTGAG CAATTGCATGGAGTCTATAAAGGATTTTGTAAGCAAGGGATACCACTCAAGGATACTGCCTCTTCCT GGTGACGTTGACTTCATTTGTGGAGGTCCTCCATGCCAAGGAATCAGTGGTCATAATCGCTTCAGAAACCCTACTGATCCGTTAAATGATCCAAAGAATCACCAGCTTGTGGTCTACATGGATATCATTGACTTTTTAAAGCCAAAGTTTGTTTTAATGGAGAATGTATGTGATATCGTCAAATTCGCAGATGGTATCTTAGGGTATCATGCAGTAGGCCGGCTTGTGTCTATGAATTACCAGACACGCTTGGGGATAATGGCAGCAGGATCATATGGTGTTCCTCAGTGCCGATTTAGAGTTTTCCTTTGGGGTGCTAACACAATGATG AGTTTGCCCCTATTCCCTTTGCCAACCCATAAAGTTATTGGGAAAGGCGTTGTTCCCGTCGAATTTAAG GATTGTGTTCTTCGATGTGATGACAAGTCATACAAGAGTGTATTGCTCGGAGATGCTATTTCTGATCTTCCTGAG GTTACGAATTACAACGGGAAAGATGAAACAGAGTATGTGGGTGCCCCACGTACAagtttccagaaatatattagACTAAGGAAGGCAG TGTCATCGAAGAAAAATATACTTTATGATCATAGGCCGCTCAAacttaatgatgatgattacgCTCGGGTCTGCCAAATCCCGAAGACAAAG GGAGCAAACTTTAGGAATCTACCAGGGGTGAAAGTAGGCAAGAAAAACAAAGTAGAATGGGACCCTTCGGTTGAAAGAGTCATGCTACCTTCAGGAAAACCTCTG GTTCCAAACTATGCAATGACGTTTGTTCGGGGAACTTCCAAAAA ACCGTTTGGCCGCTTGGGCATGGATGATATTATCAAAACTGTAGTGGGTAGAGCAGAACCACACAACCAG GTGCTGCTCCATCCTAACCAGGATAGAGTGCTTACCGTTCGTGAAAATGCACGTTTACAAGGATTCCCTGATCATTATCGACTGTGTGGACCTATTAAGGAGAG GTACATTCAAATTGGCAATGCAGTTTCATTTTCTGTATCAACTTCATTGGGTTTTGCATTAGCCCAGGCAATTCTAGGTGTTTGCAACAGTAAACCGTTGAAACTCCCAGTAAAGTTTCCTGATTGTCTTGCGCGACTATCTTCAGTGAAACAAAATCTGGAAGATCAGGAATGA
- the LOC122579368 gene encoding DNA (cytosine-5)-methyltransferase 1-like isoform X2, whose amino-acid sequence MAKSKKRNKLSSSSQAIDSKQRSKKHKASSSSSATAIVEDARFIGEPVPADQAREKWPHRYQSTNTVKVTASSNGELEVVQARCHYTKASVDGITFDLYDDVYVKAEKEPDFIARIAEMFETVDKELYFSAQWFFRAEDTVIKTEAHLIDHRRVFYSEMKDDNPLDSIVSKVKIVHLRPNADMVEKEKALTSFDFYYDMQYSEPVTFTTLHPESIAVESDGSSIVSDEVISDGVEKSNKVAKSTNSHKNEKSEMTLLDLYSGCGAMSTGLCYGTTMYGVKLVTKWAVDINSHACESLKLNHTETEVRNESADDFLSMIKEWKNLCTQYGLLGTPRGEDTTLKSEECNFEEDDDNHNSSSGEYEVQKLVAVSYRQPSKGKKSKLHFKVRWKGYGPSEDTWEPYDGLSNCMESIKDFVSKGYHSRILPLPGDVDFICGGPPCQGISGHNRFRNPTDPLNDPKNHQLVVYMDIIDFLKPKFVLMENVCDIVKFADGILGYHAVGRLVSMNYQTRLGIMAAGSYGVPQCRFRVFLWGANTMMSLPLFPLPTHKVIGKGVVPVEFKDCVLRCDDKSYKSVLLGDAISDLPEVTNYNGKDETEYVGAPRTSFQKYIRLRKAVSSKKNILYDHRPLKLNDDDYARVCQIPKTKGANFRNLPGVKVGKKNKVEWDPSVERVMLPSGKPLVPNYAMTFVRGTSKKPFGRLGMDDIIKTVVGRAEPHNQVLLHPNQDRVLTVRENARLQGFPDHYRLCGPIKERYIQIGNAVSFSVSTSLGFALAQAILGVCNSKPLKLPVKFPDCLARLSSVKQNLEDQE is encoded by the exons ATGGCGAAATcaaaaaagagaaataaattatcatcatcatcacaagCTATCGATTCAAAACAACGGTCAAAGAAACACAAagcctcttcttcttcatctgctACAGCCATTGTCGAAGACGCGCGATTCATCGGTGAACCGGTTCCGGCTGATCAAGCCAGAGAGAAGTGGCCACATCGTTATCAATCTACG AATACAGTGAAGGTTACTGCGTCATCTAACGG TGAGTTGGAGGTTGTTCAAGCTAGGTGCCATTATACGAAAGCTAGTGTCGATGGCATTACCTTTGATCTGTATGATGACGTTTATGTCAAG GCTGAAAAAGAGCCTGATTTCATTGCTAGGATTGCGGAGATGTTTGAAACTGTTGACAAGGAGTTGTATTTTTCAGCTCAGTGGTTTTTTAGAGCTGAGGATACG GTAATTAAAACTGAGGCTCACCTCATTGACCACAGAAGAGTGTTTTATTCAGAAATGAAAGATGATAACCCACTAGATAGCATTgtctcaaaagtcaaaattgttCATCTTCGTCCAAAT gCTGACATGGTGGAGAAAGAGAAGGCACTTACCTCATTCGATTTTTACTATGATATGCAATATTCCGAGCCTGTTACATTTACAACCTTACACCCAG AAAGTATTGCCGTTGAGAGTGATGGGTCATCTATAGTTTCAGATGAAGTCATCTCAGATGGTGTGGAGAAATCCAATAAAGTTGCAAAATCTACTAACAgtcataaaaatgaaaagtcTGAGATGACATTATTGGACTTGTATTCTGGTTGTGGTgcaatgtcaactgggctttgTTATGGCACAACTATGTATGGTGTGAAACTGGTTACG AAATGGGCTGTTGACATCAATAGTCATGCATGTGAAAGTCTAAAGCTCAACCACACTGAAACTGAG GTGAGAAATGAATCCGCGGATGACTTTTTGTCAATGATTAAAGAATGGAAAAATCTGTGTACTCAGTATGGTTTGCTGGGTACTCCACGTGGTGAAGACACAACTTTAAAATCCGAAGAATGTAATTTTGAGGAGGATGACGACAACCACAATTCGTCTAGCGGTGAATATGAAGTACAGAAGTTGGTAGCTGTTTCTTATCGTCAACCTAGCAAAGGCAAGAAATCAAAATTGCATTTCaag GTGCGATGGAAGGGATATGGTCCCAGCGAAGACACATGGGAGCCCTATGATGGTTTGAG CAATTGCATGGAGTCTATAAAGGATTTTGTAAGCAAGGGATACCACTCAAGGATACTGCCTCTTCCT GGTGACGTTGACTTCATTTGTGGAGGTCCTCCATGCCAAGGAATCAGTGGTCATAATCGCTTCAGAAACCCTACTGATCCGTTAAATGATCCAAAGAATCACCAGCTTGTGGTCTACATGGATATCATTGACTTTTTAAAGCCAAAGTTTGTTTTAATGGAGAATGTATGTGATATCGTCAAATTCGCAGATGGTATCTTAGGGTATCATGCAGTAGGCCGGCTTGTGTCTATGAATTACCAGACACGCTTGGGGATAATGGCAGCAGGATCATATGGTGTTCCTCAGTGCCGATTTAGAGTTTTCCTTTGGGGTGCTAACACAATGATG AGTTTGCCCCTATTCCCTTTGCCAACCCATAAAGTTATTGGGAAAGGCGTTGTTCCCGTCGAATTTAAG GATTGTGTTCTTCGATGTGATGACAAGTCATACAAGAGTGTATTGCTCGGAGATGCTATTTCTGATCTTCCTGAG GTTACGAATTACAACGGGAAAGATGAAACAGAGTATGTGGGTGCCCCACGTACAagtttccagaaatatattagACTAAGGAAGGCAG TGTCATCGAAGAAAAATATACTTTATGATCATAGGCCGCTCAAacttaatgatgatgattacgCTCGGGTCTGCCAAATCCCGAAGACAAAG GGAGCAAACTTTAGGAATCTACCAGGGGTGAAAGTAGGCAAGAAAAACAAAGTAGAATGGGACCCTTCGGTTGAAAGAGTCATGCTACCTTCAGGAAAACCTCTG GTTCCAAACTATGCAATGACGTTTGTTCGGGGAACTTCCAAAAA ACCGTTTGGCCGCTTGGGCATGGATGATATTATCAAAACTGTAGTGGGTAGAGCAGAACCACACAACCAG GTGCTGCTCCATCCTAACCAGGATAGAGTGCTTACCGTTCGTGAAAATGCACGTTTACAAGGATTCCCTGATCATTATCGACTGTGTGGACCTATTAAGGAGAG GTACATTCAAATTGGCAATGCAGTTTCATTTTCTGTATCAACTTCATTGGGTTTTGCATTAGCCCAGGCAATTCTAGGTGTTTGCAACAGTAAACCGTTGAAACTCCCAGTAAAGTTTCCTGATTGTCTTGCGCGACTATCTTCAGTGAAACAAAATCTGGAAGATCAGGAATGA
- the LOC122609865 gene encoding putative gamma-glutamylcyclotransferase At3g02910, whose protein sequence is MSHNTKKTLIFSYGTLKRGFPNHTLIQDLITQNDAVFIGSYITDQTLPLVQGPYGVPFLLDFPGSSQHRVRGELYSVSDTGLEKLNDLEGITLGHYERLLISLRSENDEVEAEAYYGHRSFAAEMWRKCGEKGFDAYTQEMAKDYVKRDLRPKDRSFRDYINFFCTSN, encoded by the coding sequence ATGTCACACAACACAAAGAAAACCTTAATCTTCTCATACGGCACACTCAAACGAGGTTTCCCTAATCACACATTAATCCAAGACTTAATCACCCAGAACGACGCCGTTTTCATCGGTTCATATATCACCGATCAAACCCTTCCATTAGTCCAAGGCCCATACGGTGTCCCTTTCTTACTCGACTTTCCCGGGTCCAGTCAACACCGGGTCCGGGGCGAACTCTACTCTGTATCTGACACGGGTCTTGAAAAACTAAATGATCTTGAAGGCATTACGCTTGGACATTACGAGAGACTTCTGATTTCTTTGAGGTCAGAGAACGATGAGGTGGAGGCCGAGGCGTATTATGGTCACCGGAGTTTTGCGGCGGAGATGTGGCGGAAATGTGGTGAGAAGGGGTTTGATGCTTATACTCAAGAAATGGCTAAAGATTATGTGAAGAGGGATTTGAGACCCAAAGATAGGAGTTTTCGAGattatattaatttcttttgtaCATCAAATTAA
- the LOC122611005 gene encoding uncharacterized protein LOC122611005: protein MNCLSINIRGVGVNGKADWIRGIKNKEKIDFISLQETQCASINETIIRKFWGKAKLGWEGVDPTGRSGGLICMWDTGIFNKIGGYKDSNYLIVKGNIKGYNESIWLAKIYAPQKLRDKKRLWERLTEIRNNEGGIWLLMGDFNSVRIPEERKGSVFNPNCGRAFNEFIHNANLEEYEMKGNRSQSTNVDGERL from the exons ATGAATTGTTTAAGCATCAATATCAGGGGTGTGGGGGTTAATGGGAAGGCAGATTGGATCAGGGGaatcaaaaataaagaaaagatcGATTTCATTTCGTTGCAAGAAACACAATGTGCTTCGATCAACGAGACTATCATTAGAAAATTTTGGGGTAAAGCTAAGCTTGGTTGGGAAGGGGTGGACCCTACGGGTCGTTCTGGTGGTCTTATTTGTATGTGGGATACGGggatatttaataaaattggtgGATATAAAGATAGTAATTACTTGATCGTCAAAGGAAATATCAAAGGTTATAATGAGAGTATTTGGCTGGCTAAGATATATGCTCCTCAGAAACTGCGTGATAAGAAAAGGTTGTGGGAGAGACTTACAGAAATCAGAAATAACGAAGGTGGGATTTGGTTACTAATGGGTGATTTTAATTCAGTTAGAATACCAGAAGAAAGAAAAGGGTCAGTCTTCAATCCTAATTGTGGAAGGGCGTTTAACGAATTCATCCATAATGCAAATTTGGAGGAATACGAGATGAAAGGGAACCG ATCACAATCCACTAATGTTGACGGTGAAAGACTTTAA